The following coding sequences lie in one Myxococcales bacterium genomic window:
- a CDS encoding UvrD-helicase domain-containing protein produces the protein MQKAGHPVMGVSNKLKDTATKLEFPVVEEEQRVLGRIRRHLAEPRPERHGMLIDYDAELINLRDQINEARMEDVPPLIEEMERLQQVAARRAQVTAGHVDADSPYFARMVLEENDQKREVLIGRSTYLDSRTGVRIVDWRNAPISRLYYRYTEGDDYEEDFGGRRVEGEVLVRRSLGIRKGELQRVTTPEETYVQTDDGGWRKMAVEQIQLQGGQGTALRPEHHHKPGQLGIGVDGQGRTDRYLPEITSLIDATQFELITRPDAGLVVIQGGAGSGKTTIGLHRMAYLAYQDPKRFRPDKMLIVVFNQALARYMSKVLPALGVEGVAVVTYEAWAEKVRRAHFPLLPHAYSEETPGIVTKLKKHPVMLRLIEEHIDRAATLFSKEAREGLSSAGGSALSSQWKESQAQPLLERLELLRRWSKKDSGLSRGDALQLQSVIDRWHSRRLDPVEAWAEVLGDEAQLKSALDAVDKDSFSAGELQSAHTWCLRHCDLALQEIERRQQDSGAEGESDSGEQDMVGVDGQSEKDVITLDREDDTLLLRIHQMLRGPLRQRKERMSYEHILVDEAQDLSPVELAVILGTASESQSVTFAGDVAQRLLMDNGFSTWEKVFGQLGLSHTNIEPLRISYRSTVEIIEFAQHVLGDVEQGPPGRAVRSGAPVELFRFTHTGDAVGFLGEALREVVRREPLSSIALIARHPEQADMYYEGLISSEVPNVRRVANQDFPFKPGVDVTDIRQVKGLEFDYVVLLETSAAVYPNDDESRHLLHIGATRAAHQLWIVAVGQPSRLLPMGLLDAAL, from the coding sequence ATGCAAAAGGCTGGTCATCCAGTTATGGGCGTTTCTAACAAGCTCAAGGATACCGCCACCAAGCTGGAGTTTCCGGTGGTGGAGGAGGAGCAACGTGTCCTTGGGCGCATCCGTAGGCATTTGGCAGAGCCGCGGCCCGAGCGTCATGGCATGCTCATTGATTACGATGCCGAGCTAATCAATCTGCGCGATCAGATCAACGAGGCGCGCATGGAAGATGTGCCGCCGTTGATTGAAGAAATGGAGCGGCTCCAACAGGTAGCCGCACGCCGAGCGCAGGTGACGGCAGGGCATGTTGATGCGGATTCGCCGTATTTCGCGCGCATGGTGCTTGAGGAGAACGACCAGAAGCGCGAAGTGTTGATCGGTCGCAGCACTTATCTTGATTCACGGACCGGCGTCCGCATCGTCGATTGGCGCAATGCGCCCATCAGTCGGCTTTACTATCGTTACACCGAGGGCGACGACTACGAAGAAGACTTTGGCGGCCGAAGGGTGGAGGGCGAGGTTTTGGTCAGGCGGAGCCTGGGCATTCGCAAGGGCGAGTTGCAGCGGGTGACGACGCCCGAGGAGACCTACGTCCAAACAGACGATGGCGGCTGGCGCAAGATGGCTGTGGAGCAGATACAACTTCAGGGAGGCCAAGGAACTGCGCTGCGGCCAGAGCATCATCATAAGCCTGGACAGCTCGGTATTGGCGTGGATGGGCAGGGACGAACCGACCGCTATCTGCCCGAGATCACCTCGCTCATCGACGCCACGCAGTTTGAACTCATCACCCGGCCCGATGCAGGACTTGTGGTCATACAAGGCGGGGCCGGCAGCGGAAAGACCACCATTGGTTTGCACCGCATGGCCTATCTTGCCTATCAGGATCCCAAACGCTTCCGCCCAGACAAGATGCTCATCGTTGTGTTTAACCAAGCACTTGCCCGCTATATGTCTAAGGTGCTCCCGGCCTTGGGAGTCGAAGGTGTGGCCGTTGTGACCTATGAGGCTTGGGCGGAAAAAGTCAGGCGGGCGCACTTCCCGTTGCTCCCCCACGCCTACTCAGAGGAGACGCCCGGCATTGTAACCAAACTGAAAAAGCATCCGGTCATGTTGCGGCTGATCGAAGAACATATCGATCGCGCCGCTACGCTCTTTTCAAAAGAGGCACGCGAAGGGCTGTCATCGGCGGGGGGGTCGGCTCTGTCGTCCCAGTGGAAGGAGAGCCAGGCACAACCACTTCTCGAACGGCTTGAGCTGCTTCGGCGGTGGTCCAAGAAAGACAGCGGGTTGAGCCGCGGCGATGCGCTGCAACTTCAGAGCGTGATAGATCGTTGGCATAGCAGACGTCTCGATCCCGTCGAGGCATGGGCGGAGGTTCTCGGCGATGAAGCGCAACTCAAAAGCGCACTCGATGCCGTCGATAAAGATTCTTTCAGCGCAGGAGAGTTGCAGTCGGCGCACACCTGGTGCCTTAGACACTGCGATCTGGCGCTTCAAGAGATCGAGCGTCGCCAGCAAGATTCGGGCGCTGAAGGCGAGTCTGATTCCGGCGAGCAGGACATGGTGGGTGTCGATGGTCAGTCTGAAAAGGATGTCATCACACTCGACCGTGAGGATGACACCCTTTTATTGCGCATTCATCAGATGCTGCGAGGCCCACTTCGGCAGCGCAAAGAACGCATGAGCTACGAACACATATTGGTGGATGAAGCGCAAGATCTTAGCCCCGTGGAGCTGGCCGTGATCCTGGGTACCGCAAGCGAGAGTCAAAGCGTCACGTTCGCGGGTGATGTGGCCCAGCGTCTTTTAATGGATAACGGGTTTTCGACCTGGGAGAAGGTGTTTGGCCAACTTGGGCTGTCTCACACCAACATTGAGCCGCTTCGCATCAGTTATCGCTCCACGGTAGAGATCATAGAGTTCGCCCAACATGTTTTGGGTGACGTAGAACAAGGGCCGCCGGGGCGAGCGGTGCGTTCCGGCGCGCCGGTGGAGCTTTTTAGATTTACACATACAGGCGATGCGGTTGGATTTTTGGGTGAAGCGTTGCGGGAGGTTGTTCGGCGTGAACCATTGAGCTCCATCGCCCTGATAGCGCGCCATCCCGAGCAAGCAGACATGTATTACGAGGGCCTGATCAGTTCCGAGGTGCCAAATGTACGGCGCGTGGCTAATCAAGACTTCCCCTTCAAGCCGGGCGTCGATGTCACCGATATCAGACAAGTCAAAGGCCTGGAGTTTGACTATGTGGTGCTGCTTGAGACTTCTGCGGCGGTCTATCCAAACGACGATGAATCTAGGCATTTGCTACACATCGGCGCTACCCGCGCAGCGCATCAGCTTTGGATTGTGGCAGTCGGGCAACCCTCGCGCTTACTTCCGATGGGCTTACTGGATGCGGCGCTTTAG
- a CDS encoding replication-associated recombination protein A → MVGQEHLLGERGWLGQAVAEGRLPSMILWGPPGSGKTTLARALARETAFEFIPFSAVLGGVAELRTLIAQAKSILSTQGKRTLLFIDEIHRFNKAQQDALLPHVERGIVTLIGATTENPSFAITAALLSRTRVLALKPLRPEELLALLNRALRDADVGLGTFHIEAKNDVLLGIAQAADGDARRALDMLENAVMYARQQGSHVLERAHVQATSPDRAIRYDKQGEEHYNIISAFIKSMRGSSPDASVYWLMRMIEAGEDPLFIMRRMIIFASEDVGEADPQALVLAVSADHAVRRLGLPECIFALSQCCLYLANAPKSNRGYKAWKAAQADVQKLGALEVPLYLRNAPTALMKDLKYGEGYRYPHDEGGIAEGVDYLPEAIKNRHYY, encoded by the coding sequence ATGGTGGGCCAAGAGCACCTCTTGGGCGAGCGCGGTTGGCTTGGTCAGGCGGTGGCCGAGGGCCGTCTCCCTTCGATGATCCTATGGGGACCGCCAGGCAGCGGCAAAACGACTTTGGCCCGGGCTTTGGCCCGCGAAACCGCATTCGAGTTCATTCCGTTCAGCGCCGTTTTAGGCGGCGTCGCGGAGTTACGAACTTTGATCGCACAAGCAAAAAGCATCCTTAGCACTCAAGGCAAACGCACGTTGCTGTTCATCGATGAGATTCACCGCTTTAACAAAGCGCAGCAAGACGCGCTGCTGCCGCACGTCGAACGCGGTATCGTGACGCTGATCGGCGCGACTACGGAGAACCCGTCATTTGCCATCACCGCGGCGCTGCTTTCTCGGACGAGGGTGCTTGCGCTAAAGCCTCTTCGGCCCGAGGAGCTTCTCGCGCTGCTCAACCGCGCGCTAAGAGACGCGGATGTAGGTCTTGGCACTTTCCACATCGAAGCGAAGAATGATGTGCTTTTGGGCATCGCGCAGGCTGCGGATGGCGATGCGCGCCGCGCGCTCGATATGCTGGAGAACGCCGTGATGTACGCCAGGCAGCAAGGCAGCCACGTGCTTGAACGTGCGCACGTTCAAGCGACCTCGCCCGACCGCGCTATTCGCTACGACAAGCAGGGCGAAGAGCACTACAACATCATCAGCGCCTTTATCAAGAGCATGCGAGGCAGCAGCCCAGATGCCTCCGTATACTGGCTCATGCGCATGATCGAAGCCGGAGAAGACCCGCTGTTTATCATGCGCCGTATGATTATATTTGCGAGCGAAGATGTTGGAGAGGCCGATCCCCAAGCGCTGGTGCTGGCAGTCTCCGCAGACCATGCGGTCCGGCGATTGGGGCTGCCCGAGTGCATCTTCGCCCTTTCGCAATGCTGCCTCTATCTCGCAAATGCCCCCAAATCAAACCGTGGCTACAAAGCGTGGAAGGCTGCACAGGCTGATGTGCAGAAATTGGGGGCGTTAGAAGTACCTCTTTATCTAAGGAACGCTCCGACAGCACTCATGAAAGACCTCAAGTACGGAGAGGGCTACCGATACCCCCATGACGAAGGCGGCATCGCCGAAGGTGTCGACTACCTTCCTGAGGCCATCAAGAACCGGCACTACTACTGA
- a CDS encoding class I SAM-dependent rRNA methyltransferase — MKMVLPQAAEFPAHLVRAKERRRELFHPRSNEEPTTVFRWVNGAGDGVLGLNLDVYGEWLVAHVYPCDNRPFEHSALGHLQNLGYQGVYLKIHPKQANTVVDAVKKGLATQEPLWGNAAPSRLKVVENGIPYWVRLGDGLATGLYLDQRNTRERVRALSRDRRVLNLFAYTCGFGVAAGLGKAAMVVNVDTSKRALKWGEENLRLAEVPMDRQRLIHDDAITVLERHRRQGRRFDAVILDPPSYARTRQRRLSVSKDYPKLLSLSIGVLEDRGMLFACCNHAGTRLSDLKNEIREAAQQLGRRSPSLRESVPALDFPVPKGQTAALKVLEAGFL, encoded by the coding sequence GTGAAAATGGTATTACCTCAAGCTGCGGAGTTTCCTGCGCACTTGGTTCGCGCGAAGGAGCGCCGCCGGGAGCTTTTCCACCCGCGCTCAAATGAGGAGCCGACCACGGTCTTCCGCTGGGTCAACGGAGCGGGCGACGGCGTCTTAGGGCTCAATCTCGATGTCTATGGAGAGTGGCTGGTAGCCCACGTGTATCCCTGCGACAATCGTCCATTCGAGCATAGTGCACTTGGGCATCTTCAGAACCTCGGCTACCAGGGCGTGTATCTCAAGATCCACCCGAAGCAAGCCAATACTGTGGTAGACGCCGTGAAAAAGGGTCTCGCAACCCAAGAGCCCCTGTGGGGGAACGCGGCGCCCTCGCGTTTAAAGGTTGTGGAAAATGGTATTCCTTATTGGGTGCGTCTCGGCGACGGCCTTGCCACGGGTCTTTATCTCGATCAGCGAAATACGCGTGAGCGCGTGAGAGCCTTGTCGCGGGATAGGCGTGTTCTCAATCTGTTCGCATACACCTGCGGTTTTGGCGTGGCTGCTGGACTCGGCAAAGCAGCGATGGTGGTCAATGTCGACACCTCCAAACGCGCGCTGAAGTGGGGGGAGGAGAACTTGCGGTTGGCGGAGGTGCCGATGGATCGTCAGCGACTCATTCATGATGATGCCATCACTGTCCTTGAAAGGCATCGGCGGCAGGGTCGGCGTTTCGATGCGGTAATTCTGGATCCTCCCAGTTACGCGCGGACGCGCCAGAGGCGGCTATCGGTGAGCAAAGATTACCCGAAGCTGCTGAGCTTATCGATTGGGGTGCTCGAGGATAGGGGCATGTTGTTCGCTTGCTGTAACCATGCGGGTACGCGACTTTCAGACCTCAAAAACGAAATACGCGAGGCGGCTCAGCAACTGGGGAGGCGATCGCCCAGCTTGAGGGAAAGCGTCCCCGCTTTGGATTTTCCGGTGCCCAAAGGACAAACGGCGGCACTGAAGGTGCTCGAGGCGGGCTTCCTCTAG
- a CDS encoding DEAD/DEAH box helicase, translated as MISDQVGRLSDRAIQRQVGGNAFLRGRLYARRGGVSDLGSEGRRASCEIKTKDQPVQVGVELNEQNQLVSNCTCTAWRGPTGHCKHVAALLVALRDQVRPPRPKPDVAEEVQEAPGVRNSAGKRRRSRRRRRPGASGDASTLGGGQLEVLTPTQLGFGRTSSHGSSGGGLDTWLPDDAYPKSCQFEYRMTVRPAAISVTPVLAGTRSAVPITEALNTMNAVSSSDRPLFRLLARHASRNAPATAELRAEDAAEAISGLKGRRVLLEPASMEMRFTDEALLPKIELEQNAGQTVRVRVAFELKNGSTRRFALSSGAWFEGTPGWYIDTTEGVARPVAENVTPAWLQRLYRSPAIVQPMSELPRLLVDFIPRVAASLGTQLPDLSSVADLIDAQPRFQLRANGDLLQAELRLRVLYDDLAFDVPVNGFPSPLAIQHSGQRPRVLRRDVGSEMTAVQKLMDLGAQVNEAGDALVMEGDAAVSFWTEGLATLPDAWERFVPSDLSDVTVRESPVTPQMRVSSGVDWLGLDMTFSADGVAVSADELRACLEHGRRLVKLADGTYAPVTSEEVGPVLERMAEILATSGSQGKLPLSQAGRVQDLLRIISDQKITPTVKTLFGKLADAGQIEPVAKPRSLKATLRPYQKEGFSWLVFLHNLNTGGILADDMGLGKTLEAIALLLWLKSQNKDALSVVVAPTSVVPNWEREINKFAPTLKVAVWHGPDRQKMAADVGKADVMITSYALLRRDEEFLQTLELDYAILDEAQHIKNPLSATARAAKRLKSKRRLAMTGTPIENRLSEIWSIFDFVSPGLLGDLKTFEEKFSRPIERGDADTAARLRATIHPFVMRRTKQEVAKDLPEKIEQEIIVPLADEQSKLYQQILAEVRKSVLSEIDKQGVNKAQIQILAALTRLRQVACDPRLLKLTGTWEEEESGKLGALREIVSNALEGGHRVLVFSQFVEMLKLIREMLDSREIVYEYLDGSTKDRQERVDRFNTDESCPVFLVSLKAGGTGLNLTGADTVVHFDPWWNPAVEDQATDRAHRIGQTKIVNVYRLIARDTVEEKILQLSAKKRELVSNVLVSEGGPMKGLTRDDVVELFS; from the coding sequence ATGATCTCTGATCAGGTCGGCCGCTTATCCGATCGCGCAATTCAAAGGCAGGTCGGCGGTAACGCGTTTTTACGTGGCCGATTGTACGCCAGGCGAGGCGGCGTGAGCGATCTTGGCAGCGAAGGGCGGCGTGCGAGTTGTGAAATAAAGACTAAGGACCAACCCGTGCAGGTAGGCGTTGAGCTCAATGAGCAGAACCAGCTGGTCTCAAACTGCACATGCACGGCATGGCGCGGGCCGACCGGACACTGCAAACACGTGGCGGCGTTATTGGTGGCGCTTCGCGATCAGGTGCGGCCGCCGCGCCCGAAGCCAGATGTCGCCGAGGAGGTGCAAGAAGCACCGGGCGTAAGGAACAGCGCCGGTAAGCGACGTCGCTCGAGACGTCGAAGACGGCCGGGAGCTAGCGGCGATGCGAGCACGCTTGGCGGCGGCCAGTTGGAAGTACTGACCCCGACCCAGCTCGGGTTCGGGCGCACTTCCTCTCACGGCTCGTCCGGCGGGGGTCTCGATACCTGGTTGCCCGACGATGCATATCCGAAGTCCTGTCAGTTTGAATACCGGATGACGGTGCGTCCAGCCGCAATTTCCGTGACCCCGGTGTTGGCTGGGACGCGTTCGGCGGTGCCCATCACTGAAGCCCTTAACACCATGAATGCGGTATCGTCTTCCGATCGGCCGCTGTTTCGCTTGCTCGCGCGGCATGCCAGCCGCAATGCCCCTGCGACTGCAGAGCTGCGTGCGGAAGATGCCGCGGAAGCTATTTCTGGCCTGAAAGGCAGACGCGTGCTTCTAGAGCCAGCCTCAATGGAAATGCGCTTCACAGACGAGGCTCTGCTGCCCAAGATCGAACTTGAACAGAACGCGGGGCAAACGGTCCGCGTGCGCGTTGCATTCGAGCTTAAAAACGGATCAACGCGCAGGTTTGCCTTGTCAAGTGGCGCGTGGTTCGAGGGGACACCTGGTTGGTATATCGACACCACCGAGGGCGTCGCGAGGCCGGTGGCCGAGAACGTCACGCCCGCATGGCTGCAGCGGTTATATCGCTCGCCTGCCATTGTGCAGCCCATGTCCGAGTTGCCACGATTGCTCGTCGACTTCATTCCGCGCGTGGCCGCATCGCTGGGCACGCAGCTGCCCGACCTGAGCTCGGTGGCGGATCTCATCGACGCGCAACCGCGTTTCCAGTTGCGCGCCAATGGGGATCTTTTGCAAGCAGAACTACGTCTGCGCGTTTTGTACGACGACTTGGCATTTGATGTGCCCGTCAACGGGTTTCCATCGCCGTTGGCGATTCAGCACAGTGGACAGAGGCCGCGCGTGCTAAGACGCGATGTCGGTAGTGAGATGACGGCCGTCCAGAAGTTGATGGATTTGGGCGCCCAAGTGAACGAAGCCGGCGATGCGCTCGTGATGGAAGGCGATGCGGCAGTTTCATTTTGGACGGAAGGTTTAGCCACGCTTCCAGATGCATGGGAGCGCTTTGTGCCGAGTGATCTCAGTGATGTGACGGTGCGAGAGTCCCCGGTCACACCGCAGATGCGGGTTTCGAGCGGGGTAGACTGGCTTGGTCTGGATATGACATTTTCCGCCGACGGTGTTGCCGTCAGCGCCGATGAGCTTCGCGCGTGTCTCGAGCACGGCAGACGCCTCGTCAAGCTTGCCGATGGCACATACGCGCCCGTTACGAGCGAGGAAGTGGGGCCTGTTCTCGAGCGGATGGCGGAGATCTTGGCCACAAGTGGATCTCAGGGAAAGTTGCCGCTGTCTCAAGCCGGCCGGGTGCAAGATCTCTTGCGCATTATATCGGATCAAAAAATAACTCCGACCGTTAAGACCTTGTTTGGCAAACTTGCAGACGCGGGTCAGATTGAGCCTGTCGCCAAGCCTCGAAGCCTGAAAGCGACGCTGCGCCCCTATCAAAAGGAGGGTTTTTCCTGGCTGGTGTTTTTGCACAACCTCAATACAGGCGGAATTCTCGCCGACGATATGGGTTTGGGCAAAACGCTCGAGGCCATTGCGCTACTATTATGGTTGAAATCACAAAACAAAGATGCGCTTAGCGTAGTGGTTGCGCCGACATCGGTAGTGCCTAACTGGGAGCGCGAAATTAACAAATTCGCGCCGACACTAAAGGTGGCCGTTTGGCATGGCCCGGACCGGCAGAAGATGGCCGCGGATGTGGGGAAGGCCGATGTGATGATCACGAGTTATGCTTTGCTGCGTCGGGATGAGGAGTTTCTCCAAACGCTGGAGCTCGACTACGCGATATTGGATGAAGCGCAGCACATCAAGAACCCGTTAAGCGCCACGGCTCGCGCAGCCAAGCGGCTAAAGAGTAAGCGCAGGCTGGCCATGACCGGTACACCCATTGAGAACCGCTTGAGTGAGATCTGGTCGATTTTCGATTTTGTGTCTCCAGGGCTTCTGGGTGATCTCAAGACTTTTGAAGAAAAGTTCTCGCGCCCCATCGAGCGGGGAGATGCGGATACTGCTGCCCGCCTAAGAGCCACAATTCATCCCTTCGTCATGCGCCGCACAAAGCAAGAGGTGGCGAAAGATCTGCCAGAGAAGATTGAGCAAGAGATTATCGTGCCCTTGGCAGACGAGCAATCGAAACTCTATCAGCAGATTTTGGCGGAGGTGCGCAAGAGCGTGCTTAGCGAGATCGACAAGCAAGGGGTGAACAAGGCGCAAATACAGATCTTGGCTGCTCTGACGCGACTGCGCCAGGTTGCCTGTGATCCGCGGCTTCTAAAGCTCACAGGTACGTGGGAGGAAGAGGAAAGCGGCAAGTTGGGGGCGCTTAGGGAAATTGTGTCCAATGCACTTGAGGGCGGACATCGTGTGCTGGTGTTTAGCCAGTTTGTTGAGATGCTCAAATTGATTCGTGAGATGCTTGATAGTAGGGAGATTGTCTACGAATACCTGGACGGCTCAACCAAAGATCGGCAAGAGCGTGTGGACAGATTCAATACGGACGAGTCTTGTCCGGTGTTCTTGGTCTCGCTCAAGGCTGGAGGCACAGGATTAAATCTCACGGGCGCAGACACGGTGGTGCATTTTGATCCCTGGTGGAACCCGGCTGTAGAAGATCAAGCGACCGATCGCGCACATCGCATCGGCCAGACCAAAATTGTCAACGTCTATCGCCTGATAGCGCGTGATACGGTGGAAGAAAAAATTCTCCAGCTGTCGGCGAAGAAGCGAGAACTGGTATCGAATGTATTGGTGTCCGAAGGCGGTCCAATGAAGGGGCTCACACGAGACGACGTCGTTGAGCTATTCAGCTAA
- a CDS encoding YkgJ family cysteine cluster protein, with amino-acid sequence MTLDCLRCGACCRTAHDGRILVSAEDIVRWKRRGRDDISSKLVPGHFSEMAFAAKSDGACVHLGTPDNLHACRIYDERGSTCRDFEVGSWQCLEFRQDAGLPV; translated from the coding sequence ATGACCCTCGATTGCTTGCGCTGTGGTGCCTGTTGCCGTACCGCACACGATGGCCGCATTTTGGTATCTGCCGAGGACATCGTTCGATGGAAACGACGGGGACGCGACGATATCTCCTCAAAACTTGTTCCCGGGCATTTCAGCGAAATGGCATTCGCCGCCAAGAGTGATGGGGCGTGTGTCCATTTGGGCACGCCGGACAATCTACATGCGTGCCGCATCTATGATGAGCGTGGTTCTACCTGTCGCGACTTCGAGGTGGGCAGCTGGCAGTGCCTAGAGTTTCGCCAGGACGCCGGACTTCCCGTCTAA